A DNA window from Salarias fasciatus chromosome 23 unlocalized genomic scaffold, fSalaFa1.1 super_scaffold_20, whole genome shotgun sequence contains the following coding sequences:
- the stk24b gene encoding serine/threonine-protein kinase 24 isoform X1, producing the protein MAHSPVQGNLPGMQNARVDPEELFTKLERIGKGSFGEVFKGIDNRTQKVVAIKIIDLEEAEDEIEDIQQEITVLSQCDSPFVTKYYGSYLKDTKLWIIMEYLGGGSALDLMEPGALDETQIATILREILKGLEYLHSEKKIHRDIKAANVLLSEQGEVKLADFGVAGQLTDTQIKRNTFVGTPFWMAPEVIKQSAYDSKADIWSLGITAIELAKGEPPHSELHPMKVLFLIPKNNPPTLEGNYSKPLKEFVEACLNKEPSFRPTAKELLKHKLIVRHAKKTSYLTELVDKYKRWKAEQSRTTESSSDESDSEQDGQASGGNDFGSDDWIFTIREKDPKKLQNGEGQSGASDQTKDIPKRPYSQSLATVISPALAELKARQEQVNGNPMVLDELREAILLAEEAYPGISDSLVAHMVHRLQSFSTGRTSSSSSFP; encoded by the exons ATGGCCCACTCTCCCGTCCAGGGGAACCTGCCGGGGATGCAG AACGCCAGAGTGGACCCGGAGGAGCTGTTCACCAAGTTGGAGCGCATCGGCAAGGGCTCTTTCGGCGAGGTGTTCAAAGGCATCGACAATCGCACGCAGAAAGTGGTGGCCATCAAGATCATcgacctggaggaggcggaggacgagATTGAGGACATCCAGCAGGAGATCACGGTGCTGAGTCAGTGCGACAGCCCCTTTGTCACCAAGTACTACGGCTCCTACCTGAAG GACACAAAACTATGGATCATCATGGAGTACCTAGGTGGAGGCTCGGCCTTAGATCTG ATGGAGCCCGGCGCTCTCGACGAAACCCAGATCGCCACCATCCTGAGAGAGATCCTGAAGGGTTTGGAGTATCTGCACTCCGAGAAGAAGATCCACAGGGACATTAAAG CTGCCAACGTGCTGCTGTCCGAGCAGGGAGAGGTGAAGCTGGCGGACTTCGGCGTGGCCGGCCAGCTCACCGACACCCAGATCAAACGCAACACCTTTGTGGGCACGCCGTTCTGGATGGCGCCCGAGGTCATCAAACAGTCGGCCTACGACTCCAAG GCCGATATCTGGTCTCTGGGCATCACGGCGATCGAGCTGGCGAAAGGCGAGCCGCCGCACTCGGAGCTCCACCCCATGAAGGTGTTATTCCTCATCCCAAAGAACAACCCGCCCACGCTTGAAGGCAACTACAGCAAGCCGCTGAAGGAGTTCGTGGAGGCCTGCCTCAACAAGGAGCCCAGTTTT CGGCCCACCGCCAAAGAGCTGCTCAAGCATAAACTCATCGTCCGACACGCCAAGAAGACGTCCTACCTGACGGAGCTGGTGGACAAGTACAAGCGGTGGAAGGCGGAGCAGTCCAGGACCACCGAGTCCAGCTCCGACGAGTCCGACTC GGAGCAGGACGGCCAGGCGTCGGGCGGGAACGACTTCGGCAGCGACGACTGGATCTTCACCATCCGGGAGAAAGATCCCAAGAAGCTGCAGAACGGGGAGGGGCAGTCGGGGGCTTCAGACCAG ACAAAAGACATTCCAAAGAGGCCTTATTCACAGAGCCTGGCCACAGTCATCTCTCCTGCACTCGCtgag CTGAAGGCGCGACAGGAGCAGGTGAACGGGAACCCCATGGTCCTGGACGAGCTGCGGGAGGCCATCCTGCTGGCCGAGGAGGCGTACCCCGGCATCTCCGACTCGCTGGTGGCTCACATGGTGCACAGGCTGCAGAG CTTCTCCACGGGCCGgacgtcgtcctcctcctccttcccgtAG
- the stk24b gene encoding serine/threonine-protein kinase 24 isoform X2, which translates to MAHSPVQGNLPGMQNARVDPEELFTKLERIGKGSFGEVFKGIDNRTQKVVAIKIIDLEEAEDEIEDIQQEITVLSQCDSPFVTKYYGSYLKDTKLWIIMEYLGGGSALDLMEPGALDETQIATILREILKGLEYLHSEKKIHRDIKAANVLLSEQGEVKLADFGVAGQLTDTQIKRNTFVGTPFWMAPEVIKQSAYDSKADIWSLGITAIELAKGEPPHSELHPMKVLFLIPKNNPPTLEGNYSKPLKEFVEACLNKEPSFRPTAKELLKHKLIVRHAKKTSYLTELVDKYKRWKAEQSRTTESSSDESDSEQDGQASGGNDFGSDDWIFTIREKDPKKLQNGEGQSGASDQTKDIPKRPYSQSLATVISPALAELKARQEQVNGNPMVLDELREAILLAEEAYPGISDSLVAHMVHRLQR; encoded by the exons ATGGCCCACTCTCCCGTCCAGGGGAACCTGCCGGGGATGCAG AACGCCAGAGTGGACCCGGAGGAGCTGTTCACCAAGTTGGAGCGCATCGGCAAGGGCTCTTTCGGCGAGGTGTTCAAAGGCATCGACAATCGCACGCAGAAAGTGGTGGCCATCAAGATCATcgacctggaggaggcggaggacgagATTGAGGACATCCAGCAGGAGATCACGGTGCTGAGTCAGTGCGACAGCCCCTTTGTCACCAAGTACTACGGCTCCTACCTGAAG GACACAAAACTATGGATCATCATGGAGTACCTAGGTGGAGGCTCGGCCTTAGATCTG ATGGAGCCCGGCGCTCTCGACGAAACCCAGATCGCCACCATCCTGAGAGAGATCCTGAAGGGTTTGGAGTATCTGCACTCCGAGAAGAAGATCCACAGGGACATTAAAG CTGCCAACGTGCTGCTGTCCGAGCAGGGAGAGGTGAAGCTGGCGGACTTCGGCGTGGCCGGCCAGCTCACCGACACCCAGATCAAACGCAACACCTTTGTGGGCACGCCGTTCTGGATGGCGCCCGAGGTCATCAAACAGTCGGCCTACGACTCCAAG GCCGATATCTGGTCTCTGGGCATCACGGCGATCGAGCTGGCGAAAGGCGAGCCGCCGCACTCGGAGCTCCACCCCATGAAGGTGTTATTCCTCATCCCAAAGAACAACCCGCCCACGCTTGAAGGCAACTACAGCAAGCCGCTGAAGGAGTTCGTGGAGGCCTGCCTCAACAAGGAGCCCAGTTTT CGGCCCACCGCCAAAGAGCTGCTCAAGCATAAACTCATCGTCCGACACGCCAAGAAGACGTCCTACCTGACGGAGCTGGTGGACAAGTACAAGCGGTGGAAGGCGGAGCAGTCCAGGACCACCGAGTCCAGCTCCGACGAGTCCGACTC GGAGCAGGACGGCCAGGCGTCGGGCGGGAACGACTTCGGCAGCGACGACTGGATCTTCACCATCCGGGAGAAAGATCCCAAGAAGCTGCAGAACGGGGAGGGGCAGTCGGGGGCTTCAGACCAG ACAAAAGACATTCCAAAGAGGCCTTATTCACAGAGCCTGGCCACAGTCATCTCTCCTGCACTCGCtgag CTGAAGGCGCGACAGGAGCAGGTGAACGGGAACCCCATGGTCCTGGACGAGCTGCGGGAGGCCATCCTGCTGGCCGAGGAGGCGTACCCCGGCATCTCCGACTCGCTGGTGGCTCACATGGTGCACAGGCTGCAGAGGTAA